A stretch of the Aegilops tauschii subsp. strangulata cultivar AL8/78 chromosome 4, Aet v6.0, whole genome shotgun sequence genome encodes the following:
- the LOC109753458 gene encoding salicylic acid-binding protein 2, producing the protein MEMEAPADQASGKHIVLVHGACVGGWAWFKVATRLRDAGHRVSAPDLAASGVDPRPLREVPTFRDYTKPLLDLLECLPPGEKVVLVGHSLGGVNIALACELFPEKVAAAVFLSAFMPDHRSSPAYVLEKFVEGGTLDWMDTEFKPQDPEGKLPTAMQFGPLVTRAKFLQLCSPEDLTLGRSLMRVGSMFVEDLRVQPPYTEARYGSVRRVFIVLKDDNAIVEGFQRWMVQNYPVEEVKEIDGADHMALFSTPAELAHCLADIAVKYTA; encoded by the exons ATGGAGATGGAGGCTCCGGCGGACCAAGCTAGCGGCAAGCACATCGTTCTGGTGCACGGCGCATGCGTCGGCGGCTGGGCCTGGTTCAAGGTGGCGACGCGGCTCAGGGACGCCGGGCACCGCGTCAGTGCGCCTGACCTCGCGGCGTCGGGCGTGGACCCCAGGCCGCTGCGCGAGGTGCCGACGTTCCGCGACTACACCAAGCCGCTGCTGGACCTCCTGGAGTGCCTCCCGCCCGGGGAGAAGGTGGTGCTCGTCGGCCACAGCCTCGGCGGCGTGAACATCGCCCTCGCCTGCGAGCTGTTCCCGGAGAAGGTCGCCGCTGCGGTGTTCCTCTCCGCATTCATGCCGGACCACAGGTCGTCGCCGGCGTACGTGCTTGAAAAG TTCGTGGAGGGGGGAACGCTGGACTGGATGGACACGGAGTTTAAGCCTCAAGATCCGGAGGGCAAGCTTCCTACTGCCATGCAGTTCGGGCCGCTGGTCACCCGAGCAAAGTTCTTGCAGCTGTGCTCGCCGGAG GATCTGACGCTGGGAAGATCCCTGATGAGGGTCGGTTCGATGTTCGTGGAGGACCTGAGAGTGCAGCCACCATACACGGAGGCTCGCTACGGGTCGGTGCGCAGGGTGTTCATCGTCCTCAAGGACGACAACGCCATCGTCGAGGGGTTCCAACGGTGGATGGTGCAGAACTACCCCGTGGAGGAGGTCAAGGAAATCGACGGCGCCGACCACATGGCGTTGTTCTCGACGCCGGCCGAGCTAGCGCACTGCCTCGCCGACATCGCCGTCAAGTATACCGCCTGA